One window of Candidatus Binataceae bacterium genomic DNA carries:
- a CDS encoding nitroreductase family deazaflavin-dependent oxidoreductase: MSEKEEFEKLPEAMPKWLTDHVELYLSEPEKAHLWDSTIGGGPGPLPTLLLIARGAKSGKLRPLPLLYQEMDGKYVVIGSKGGAPTPPGWYVNLKANPECEIRVGAKRMHARARTASGDERTRGWQKMAAMYPPYDDYQKRAGSRQIPVVVLEPIGSV, translated from the coding sequence ATGAGTGAAAAAGAAGAGTTCGAAAAGCTCCCGGAAGCAATGCCGAAGTGGCTCACGGACCACGTGGAGCTCTATCTGTCCGAGCCCGAGAAGGCCCATCTGTGGGACTCGACCATTGGCGGCGGACCCGGCCCGCTGCCGACGCTGCTCCTGATCGCGCGCGGCGCGAAGAGCGGGAAGCTCCGTCCGCTGCCGCTCCTATACCAGGAGATGGATGGTAAGTACGTCGTCATCGGCTCGAAGGGCGGCGCGCCGACGCCTCCGGGCTGGTACGTGAATCTGAAGGCGAATCCGGAGTGCGAGATCCGAGTGGGCGCGAAGCGCATGCACGCCCGCGCGCGCACGGCGAGCGGCGACGAACGAACGCGCGGCTGGCAGAAGATGGCCGCGATGTATCCGCCCTACGACGACTACCAGAAGCGGGCGGGCTCACGGCAGATCCCGGTGGTGGTGCTGGAGCCGATTGGCTCGGTGTGA